The Gammaproteobacteria bacterium genome has a segment encoding these proteins:
- the tmk gene encoding dTMP kinase, whose protein sequence is MSTDGRAQRGRLVTIEGIEGVGKSTNVAFIADHLRQRGRSVRITREPGGVPVAERIRELLLATDSNGPPPMCELLLLFAARSAHLEQLVCPALDAGHWVVCDRFTDASYAYQSGGRGLPESAVRTLERLVQGDLQPDLTILLNAAVQETAIRRRERGANDRFERLNSEFFERVRSAYLELARREPARIRVIDASRPLHEVQGQIAEVLDSFIANQ, encoded by the coding sequence ATGAGTACCGACGGGCGAGCACAGCGTGGCCGTCTGGTGACAATCGAGGGTATCGAGGGCGTCGGCAAGTCCACGAATGTGGCGTTCATTGCAGATCACCTGCGCCAGCGCGGGAGATCCGTGCGCATCACCCGCGAGCCAGGCGGTGTCCCTGTCGCTGAACGGATTCGTGAACTCCTGCTTGCGACGGACTCGAACGGGCCGCCGCCGATGTGCGAATTGCTGCTCCTGTTCGCTGCTCGCAGCGCTCACCTGGAGCAATTGGTGTGCCCGGCGCTCGATGCGGGTCACTGGGTCGTGTGTGACCGGTTTACCGATGCCAGCTATGCGTATCAAAGCGGGGGACGCGGGCTCCCTGAGTCGGCAGTACGGACCCTCGAGAGACTGGTGCAGGGCGACCTGCAACCAGACCTCACGATTTTGCTCAACGCGGCCGTTCAAGAGACGGCCATACGCCGGAGAGAGCGTGGCGCCAACGACCGGTTCGAACGGCTGAACTCAGAATTTTTTGAACGAGTGCGCTCGGCCTACCTGGAACTGGCACGCCGCGAGCCCGCCCGCATCCGGGTCATTGACGCGAGCCGGCCATTGCACGAAGTGCAAGGACAAATCGCGGAGGTCCTGGATAGTTTTATTGCCAATCAATAG
- the rrtA gene encoding rhombosortase: MTPGRQDQLNRPRRRAVARRVDAEEIRHNAGHYSNMPSATVRQPYSMRPIAQVVAGSMLVMAVLQAMPETFRVALRYDRTGIGAGEYWRILSGHFVHLSWRHLVLNLTGLGLGAWLFGPDRSPLQWLLATLVSALACGLGLWWFSPDVGWCVGLSGVLHGLMIVGFGGWIIGGDRRAWAFLGVVLAKLWWEQAGGDMPWANTMAGGRVVTDAHLWGAAGGALFLGVEAAWRHFRAWV; encoded by the coding sequence ATGACGCCGGGACGCCAGGATCAACTGAACAGACCACGACGGCGCGCTGTCGCACGACGTGTCGATGCTGAAGAAATCCGCCACAACGCCGGGCATTATAGCAATATGCCGTCAGCCACCGTTCGCCAGCCTTATTCAATGCGACCCATTGCGCAGGTCGTGGCGGGCTCCATGCTCGTGATGGCGGTCCTGCAGGCCATGCCCGAGACGTTTCGCGTTGCCTTGCGGTACGACCGGACCGGGATCGGCGCAGGGGAGTACTGGCGCATTCTCAGCGGCCACTTCGTGCACCTGAGCTGGCGACACCTCGTACTTAATCTGACTGGCCTCGGTCTGGGCGCGTGGTTGTTCGGGCCGGACCGCAGTCCGCTGCAATGGCTGCTGGCAACCCTGGTCTCGGCGCTGGCCTGCGGTCTCGGGCTCTGGTGGTTCAGCCCCGATGTGGGTTGGTGTGTCGGTCTTTCCGGCGTCCTCCATGGCCTGATGATCGTTGGATTTGGTGGCTGGATAATTGGCGGCGACAGGCGCGCCTGGGCTTTTCTCGGGGTAGTTCTGGCCAAACTCTGGTGGGAACAGGCGGGTGGCGATATGCCTTGGGCGAATACAATGGCCGGAGGTCGCGTCGTGACTGATGCCCACCTGTGGGGCGCCGCCGGCGGCGCCCTGTTTCTTGGAGTCGAGGCCGCGTGGCGTCATTTTCGGGCATGGGTATAA
- a CDS encoding cyclic nucleotide-binding domain-containing protein — MSETPVNIEVLRTFSPLDSLKRENIAALAKKIQVLQLESGKVLFREGDADRHTYYLVKGTLQLTNQEGGLKSIRAGSDEARNPLAPTLPRRWTAKAADSVEYIRVDAELLDVMLTWDQTGSYEVRDLNTTQTAPAPDDWMTTLLQTKAFHRVPPANIQAVFMRMQKVNCNAGEVIIKQGDHGDYFYVITQGRCSVTRETPLNKEGIKLAELTVGDTFGEEALISETRRNATVSMLTDGSLMRLGKEDFRTLLNEPMLDWVTLQDARQIVAKGGKWLDVRLPSEFETFHEPGAINLPLYFIRLKLGTLDPSLTYVVCCDTGRRSSAAAFILNERGFDTRVLKSGLSVSDRRA; from the coding sequence ATGTCAGAAACCCCAGTCAACATCGAGGTTCTGCGAACCTTTTCCCCACTGGACAGCCTGAAGCGCGAAAACATTGCGGCCCTAGCGAAAAAGATCCAGGTGCTACAGCTGGAGAGCGGCAAAGTGCTGTTCCGGGAGGGCGATGCCGACCGCCATACCTACTACCTGGTGAAGGGCACGCTGCAACTGACGAACCAGGAAGGCGGACTGAAATCAATTCGGGCGGGCAGCGACGAGGCGCGCAACCCGCTCGCACCCACGTTGCCGCGCCGCTGGACGGCCAAGGCAGCCGATTCCGTGGAATATATCCGTGTTGATGCGGAACTCCTGGACGTCATGCTGACCTGGGACCAGACCGGCAGTTACGAGGTCCGGGATCTGAATACCACGCAAACCGCACCGGCCCCCGATGATTGGATGACCACGTTGCTGCAGACGAAGGCGTTTCACCGGGTACCGCCGGCGAATATTCAGGCGGTTTTCATGCGCATGCAGAAAGTGAACTGCAATGCCGGGGAAGTGATCATCAAGCAGGGCGACCACGGCGACTACTTTTACGTGATCACCCAAGGTCGGTGCAGCGTGACACGAGAGACTCCGCTGAACAAGGAAGGCATCAAGCTGGCCGAACTGACGGTCGGCGATACGTTCGGCGAGGAAGCGCTTATTTCCGAAACCCGCCGCAATGCGACTGTCTCCATGCTGACCGACGGCTCCCTGATGCGCCTGGGGAAGGAAGATTTCAGGACGCTGCTCAATGAGCCGATGCTCGACTGGGTCACGCTGCAGGATGCCCGCCAGATCGTTGCCAAAGGCGGGAAATGGCTTGACGTCCGTCTGCCCAGCGAGTTCGAGACCTTTCACGAGCCGGGCGCGATCAATCTTCCGCTGTATTTCATTCGCCTGAAGCTCGGCACTCTGGATCCATCCCTGACCTACGTCGTTTGTTGCGACACGGGCAGGCGAAGTTCGGCCGCTGCATTCATTCTGAACGAACGTGGATTCGATACGCGAGTGCTGAAAAGCGGGCTGAGCGTTTCCGATCGGCGGGCTTGA
- the fabG gene encoding 3-oxoacyl-ACP reductase FabG, with translation MTRLFSLSGEVALVTGASRGIGAAIADRLAHAGATVIGTATTEAGATGITQRITADGHRGRGLVLDVCRPEAIEAVRQDIEQAEGIVSILVNNAGITRDNLVLRMKDDEWNAVIATNLTATFQLSRAFLRGMLKQRRGRVINIASVVGAMGNPGQANYAAAKAGLLGLTKSLAREVGSRGITVNVVAPGFIATDMTAGMTAEQRQALQAQVPLQRLGSASDVANAVLFLASAEASYITGETLHVNGGMYMI, from the coding sequence ATGACCCGCTTATTCAGTCTCTCAGGCGAAGTAGCGCTGGTGACCGGTGCTTCGCGCGGCATTGGCGCCGCCATTGCGGACCGGCTTGCGCACGCGGGAGCGACCGTAATCGGGACGGCAACCACCGAGGCGGGCGCCACGGGTATTACTCAGCGGATTACCGCGGACGGCCACCGAGGTCGAGGACTGGTGCTCGACGTGTGCCGACCGGAGGCCATTGAAGCCGTCCGGCAGGATATCGAACAGGCTGAAGGGATCGTCAGCATCCTGGTAAACAACGCGGGGATTACCCGCGACAACCTGGTCCTGCGCATGAAGGACGACGAGTGGAACGCGGTAATCGCCACCAACCTGACCGCAACTTTCCAACTCAGTCGCGCATTCCTGCGGGGGATGTTGAAACAACGACGCGGCAGGGTGATCAACATCGCGTCGGTCGTGGGCGCGATGGGCAATCCGGGCCAGGCGAATTACGCGGCGGCCAAGGCCGGGCTCCTGGGCCTGACAAAATCACTGGCGCGTGAGGTCGGGTCACGAGGCATCACGGTCAATGTCGTCGCGCCGGGGTTCATTGCCACGGACATGACGGCCGGGATGACGGCGGAACAAAGGCAGGCGCTGCAGGCGCAGGTGCCGCTGCAACGGCTCGGTTCTGCGTCAGACGTGGCGAATGCGGTGCTGTTTCTGGCGTCGGCGGAAGCGTCGTACATTACTGGCGAGACGCTGCACGTTAACGGTGGTATGTACATGATCTGA
- a CDS encoding PilZ domain-containing protein: protein MAKPGLLTLTIKDKSALYLAYMPFVRNGGLFIPTNSSYRLGDEVFMLLNLMGEDEKIPVAGKVIWVTPKGAQGKRTAGIGVQFSDQDGGATQKKIENYLAGALGGDKPTHTM from the coding sequence ATGGCGAAGCCGGGACTTCTGACGCTGACCATCAAGGACAAGAGCGCGCTGTATCTCGCTTATATGCCGTTCGTTCGCAACGGCGGGCTTTTCATACCAACCAACAGCAGTTATCGGCTCGGCGACGAAGTCTTTATGCTTCTCAATCTCATGGGGGAGGACGAGAAGATACCGGTAGCCGGCAAGGTAATCTGGGTCACACCCAAAGGCGCCCAGGGCAAGCGCACGGCGGGGATCGGTGTCCAGTTCAGCGATCAGGATGGTGGTGCGACCCAGAAGAAGATTGAAAACTACCTCGCGGGCGCCCTCGGCGGCGATAAACCAACGCACACGATGTAG
- the fabF gene encoding beta-ketoacyl-ACP synthase II has translation MSKRRVVVTGMGIVSPVGNDIDTAWKNVLGGVSGIGPIQGFDVTDFSTRFGGEVRDFNPEDHISAKEARKMDPFIHYGIAAAQQAVSAAGLVDAGYAPGRVGVIMGSGIGGIGTIEANYRKYSEGPSPRKISPFFVPGSIINMISGHVSIQYGFQGPNLAMVTACTTSTHCIGLAGRLISYGDADVMIAGGAEYATTPLGLGGFCAARALSQRNDQPQQASRPWDRDRDGFVLSNGGAALVLEEYESARQRGASILAELIGFGMSGDAHHITAPADDGRGAYACMRAALADASLDPTAIQYVNAHGTSTPLGDAAETQAIRSAFGQHADALAVSSTKSTTGHLLGAAGAVEAVFTVLAIRDQAAPPTINLDNPDPACDLDYVPNQAREMRIDAAISNSFGFGGTNGTVIFRRA, from the coding sequence ATGTCGAAACGACGAGTCGTCGTGACAGGCATGGGGATCGTGTCCCCTGTCGGAAATGACATCGATACCGCCTGGAAAAACGTACTGGGCGGTGTCAGCGGCATCGGCCCCATCCAGGGCTTCGACGTAACGGATTTCTCCACGCGCTTCGGCGGGGAAGTAAGGGACTTCAATCCGGAAGATCATATTTCCGCCAAGGAAGCGCGGAAAATGGATCCTTTTATTCATTACGGCATCGCGGCCGCACAACAGGCCGTCAGCGCGGCAGGCCTTGTGGACGCCGGATATGCTCCGGGACGAGTTGGCGTGATCATGGGTTCCGGCATCGGCGGCATCGGAACGATCGAGGCAAATTACCGCAAGTACTCCGAGGGACCGTCTCCGCGCAAGATCTCGCCGTTTTTCGTGCCGGGCAGCATCATCAACATGATCTCCGGGCACGTCTCAATCCAGTACGGCTTCCAGGGCCCGAACCTGGCAATGGTTACCGCCTGCACGACCTCGACCCACTGCATCGGCCTCGCGGGGCGCCTGATTTCGTACGGGGATGCCGACGTCATGATTGCCGGCGGCGCTGAGTACGCTACGACACCACTGGGACTCGGCGGCTTTTGCGCCGCCAGGGCCCTTTCGCAACGCAACGACCAACCCCAGCAGGCCAGCCGCCCCTGGGATCGCGATCGCGATGGATTCGTATTGAGCAATGGTGGCGCGGCACTGGTACTCGAAGAATACGAGTCCGCCCGACAACGCGGGGCCAGCATACTGGCGGAGTTGATCGGCTTTGGCATGAGTGGTGACGCCCACCACATTACGGCGCCGGCCGACGACGGCCGTGGGGCTTACGCGTGCATGCGCGCGGCACTTGCCGATGCCAGTCTTGATCCGACTGCGATCCAGTACGTCAATGCCCACGGAACATCGACCCCATTGGGCGACGCCGCCGAGACGCAGGCAATCCGGAGCGCATTTGGCCAACACGCCGATGCGCTGGCCGTCAGTTCCACGAAATCCACGACGGGGCACCTGCTCGGGGCAGCTGGCGCTGTTGAGGCCGTGTTTACCGTCCTGGCCATTCGCGACCAGGCAGCCCCGCCCACGATCAATCTCGACAACCCGGATCCGGCGTGCGACCTCGACTACGTGCCGAACCAGGCGCGCGAGATGCGTATTGACGCGGCTATTTCGAACTCCTTCGGGTTCGGCGGTACAAACGGGACAGTAATCTTCCGTCGCGCCTGA
- the mltG gene encoding endolytic transglycosylase MltG, with protein sequence MSVLNRIGTILGLTLVLLVAVAIGAGYRALNAPLSVPDGGYTMIVPAGSSLQSLAERLSDEGILASPRTLTWYGRITGEAAQVKAGEYDVLSGTTALQLLDQLVRGRVRLHALTIVEGWTVRDLLRAIRKHPAIRQTLPRGDAARLREALKLPSSGPEGWFFPDTYHFPRNTTDLDVLARAHTRMALMLEQAWSRRHDNLPLKTAYEALILASIIEKETALDRERTQIAGVFIRRLAAGMKLQTDPTVIYGLGDNFDGNLTRRHLAQDGPYNTYARAGLPPSPISLPGAASLLAAVQPDDSKALYFVASGNDDGSHVFSRTLKEHNAAVRRYLEISRNASE encoded by the coding sequence GTGTCCGTGCTGAACCGGATCGGGACCATCCTTGGCCTGACGTTGGTCCTGCTGGTTGCGGTGGCCATTGGGGCAGGGTATCGCGCACTGAATGCACCTCTCAGCGTGCCGGACGGGGGGTACACCATGATTGTCCCGGCCGGAAGCTCGCTTCAGTCACTGGCCGAGCGCCTGAGCGACGAGGGCATACTGGCCAGTCCACGAACACTGACCTGGTACGGGCGGATTACGGGCGAGGCCGCGCAAGTCAAGGCGGGAGAGTACGACGTACTTTCGGGCACGACCGCGTTACAGCTTCTCGATCAACTGGTTCGTGGCCGCGTCAGATTGCATGCCCTGACGATCGTCGAAGGGTGGACCGTTCGGGATCTCCTGCGCGCAATTCGGAAGCATCCAGCAATCAGGCAGACGCTTCCGCGAGGCGACGCCGCTCGGCTCCGCGAGGCGCTGAAGCTGCCGTCAAGCGGTCCCGAAGGCTGGTTCTTCCCGGATACCTATCACTTCCCACGAAACACGACCGATCTGGACGTCCTCGCAAGGGCCCATACCCGCATGGCACTGATGCTCGAACAAGCCTGGTCGAGACGACATGACAATCTGCCGTTGAAGACTGCGTATGAGGCATTGATTCTCGCATCGATCATCGAAAAAGAGACCGCGCTCGATCGCGAGAGAACACAGATCGCCGGCGTTTTCATCCGGCGCCTGGCAGCTGGAATGAAGCTCCAGACCGATCCAACCGTTATCTATGGCCTCGGCGACAATTTCGACGGCAATCTGACGCGCCGGCATCTCGCGCAGGACGGGCCTTACAACACCTACGCGCGTGCCGGCCTGCCGCCGTCACCCATTTCCCTGCCCGGCGCGGCGTCGCTCCTGGCGGCGGTGCAACCGGACGATTCCAAGGCGCTGTATTTCGTGGCAAGTGGCAATGACGATGGCTCGCATGTGTTCTCGAGAACACTGAAAGAACATAATGCAGCGGTGCGCCGATACCTTGAAATATCCCGGAACGCTTCGGAATGA
- the acpP gene encoding acyl carrier protein has product MSSIAEQVKSIVAEQLGVKEEEVTNDASFVEDLGADSLDTVELVMALEEEFETEIPDEEAEKITTVQEAIDYITARQSSKS; this is encoded by the coding sequence ATGAGCAGTATTGCGGAGCAGGTTAAGAGCATCGTGGCGGAGCAGCTCGGTGTGAAGGAAGAGGAGGTCACCAACGACGCCTCTTTTGTCGAGGATCTAGGCGCGGATTCTCTGGACACGGTCGAGCTGGTGATGGCTCTCGAAGAGGAATTCGAGACTGAGATCCCCGACGAGGAGGCCGAGAAGATCACGACGGTCCAGGAAGCGATCGACTACATCACTGCACGCCAGAGCAGCAAGTCCTGA
- the pabC gene encoding aminodeoxychorismate lyase codes for MDAWLVNGTPCNHVPVDDRGLAYGDGLFETVAWRDGRARFLDRHLERLTGGCRRLDLPEPDSGLICSEIEQLGSASPEGIVKILITRGSGPRGYAAPSPAAPTRIVGWSGSITGTMPGAVPAARVIVCRTPASVNPYLAGLKTLNRLDNVLASLEWRKAGCNEGLMLDPAGRVIGGTMSNVFMVRGCKLLTPSIEHCGIHGVMRAIILSVARESGIEVEVQDLRLEDFARAEEIFLSNALWGVRPVHDYIGRRYVTGSLTREIGRALTALGVSECPC; via the coding sequence ATGGACGCCTGGCTGGTCAACGGCACACCCTGCAATCACGTACCCGTCGATGACCGTGGACTCGCCTACGGGGATGGGTTGTTCGAGACTGTTGCCTGGCGTGATGGGCGTGCCCGTTTTCTGGATCGCCATCTGGAGCGACTTACAGGCGGTTGCCGGAGGCTCGACTTGCCGGAACCGGATTCCGGGCTGATTTGCAGTGAAATCGAGCAACTTGGGTCCGCCTCCCCGGAGGGGATCGTCAAGATTCTCATTACACGCGGAAGCGGACCGCGCGGCTATGCAGCGCCGTCACCAGCAGCGCCCACCCGCATTGTGGGGTGGAGCGGCTCCATCACGGGGACGATGCCTGGTGCAGTGCCTGCGGCACGGGTGATCGTCTGCAGGACACCCGCGAGCGTGAATCCATACCTTGCCGGGCTGAAGACCCTCAACCGGCTGGACAACGTGCTGGCATCGCTGGAATGGCGCAAGGCGGGCTGCAACGAAGGCCTGATGCTCGACCCTGCAGGGCGCGTGATCGGTGGCACAATGTCCAATGTGTTTATGGTCCGCGGCTGCAAACTGCTGACGCCCTCAATTGAACACTGCGGAATCCATGGTGTGATGCGCGCCATCATACTTTCTGTGGCACGCGAATCCGGAATTGAAGTGGAGGTGCAGGATCTGCGGCTGGAAGATTTCGCGCGCGCGGAGGAAATCTTTCTGAGCAACGCGCTCTGGGGAGTCCGTCCCGTGCATGACTATATTGGGCGCCGGTATGTCACCGGATCGCTCACGCGCGAAATCGGCCGGGCATTGACCGCACTCGGAGTCAGCGAGTGTCCGTGCTGA
- a CDS encoding aminodeoxychorismate synthase component I, whose amino-acid sequence MPNAVHPERVAATAAGRRPVRPAEVARLHGVTDLLALHARHPERYPVFLESSGAASDAGRFDILMAFPGDVLRLDQQWHLSGLNDIEQQPGDFLARLDAWWSAEGGTSPPRQDVPFHGGWFVFLAFEMVRQIEPTLRLDPDGDCPVGLAVRIPAAIVHDRHTGHYLAVAEHGRHDLLRELQADTSNLQSCSVAEQCDDQPRIVVAGSITEDDPELFLEAARRVQAHIVAGDIYQANISRQWRARVSSRARPWMLYQRLRRANPAPFSGLALFDGLAILSSSPERLLRVRDDRIETRPIAGTRPRNADDGLDRRHRAELLASPKERAEHVMLIDLERSDLGRVCAPGSVAVGEFMTVETYAHVHHIVSNVTGRLRPDASPVDALRAVFPGGTITGCPKVRCIDIIHKLEQRPRGAYTGSMGYLNHDGSGDFNILIRSMTLKDDRLCLAAGSGIVADSIPDRELMETRAKARGLLLALDEPA is encoded by the coding sequence ATGCCCAATGCCGTGCATCCGGAGCGAGTTGCCGCCACGGCTGCCGGCAGGCGCCCGGTCCGTCCTGCCGAGGTGGCGCGCCTCCACGGTGTCACTGACCTGCTGGCGTTACACGCGCGGCATCCGGAACGTTACCCCGTTTTTCTCGAAAGCAGCGGAGCCGCTTCCGACGCCGGTCGCTTCGACATATTGATGGCGTTCCCCGGCGACGTCCTGAGGCTCGATCAGCAGTGGCATCTGTCAGGCCTGAACGATATCGAACAGCAACCAGGCGATTTTCTCGCGCGACTGGACGCGTGGTGGAGCGCCGAGGGCGGAACCTCGCCACCGCGGCAGGATGTCCCCTTCCATGGTGGCTGGTTCGTGTTTCTGGCCTTCGAGATGGTGCGCCAGATCGAACCGACCCTGCGCCTGGACCCTGATGGGGATTGCCCCGTCGGTCTGGCGGTCCGCATCCCGGCGGCTATCGTCCATGACCGGCACACCGGCCACTACCTTGCGGTCGCCGAGCATGGCCGGCACGACCTGTTGAGGGAACTGCAAGCCGACACCAGCAATCTCCAGTCGTGCTCCGTCGCGGAACAATGCGACGATCAGCCACGTATTGTCGTGGCGGGGAGCATTACCGAAGACGATCCGGAGTTGTTTCTGGAGGCGGCCAGGCGAGTGCAGGCGCATATCGTTGCCGGTGATATTTATCAGGCCAACATCAGCCGCCAGTGGCGCGCCCGTGTGAGCAGCCGCGCCAGGCCATGGATGCTTTACCAGCGGCTCCGACGTGCGAACCCGGCGCCGTTCAGCGGATTGGCGTTGTTCGACGGGCTGGCCATCCTGTCGTCCTCACCAGAGAGACTGCTTCGGGTGAGAGATGACCGGATCGAGACGCGCCCTATTGCCGGGACCCGCCCCAGGAATGCCGATGACGGCCTGGATCGCCGGCACCGCGCCGAATTGCTGGCCAGTCCGAAGGAACGCGCCGAGCACGTCATGCTGATCGATCTTGAGCGCAGCGACCTGGGGCGAGTCTGCGCGCCAGGCAGCGTGGCCGTGGGTGAGTTCATGACCGTAGAAACCTACGCCCACGTTCACCATATCGTCTCGAATGTCACTGGCCGGCTACGTCCGGATGCGTCGCCTGTCGACGCGTTGCGTGCCGTGTTCCCCGGCGGCACGATTACGGGCTGTCCGAAGGTGCGTTGTATCGACATCATTCACAAGTTGGAGCAGCGTCCTCGCGGCGCCTATACGGGGTCGATGGGGTATCTCAACCACGACGGAAGCGGCGACTTCAATATCCTGATACGCAGCATGACACTGAAGGACGACAGGCTATGCCTGGCCGCCGGGAGCGGCATCGTGGCGGACTCCATTCCGGATCGCGAGCTGATGGAGACACGCGCCAAGGCCAGGGGCCTGTTGCTCGCCCTGGACGAGCCTGCCTGA
- a CDS encoding 3-hydroxyacyl-CoA dehydrogenase NAD-binding domain-containing protein: MSKSAPAIPPIDHWSLEFDDAGIGWLAIDKRDASANVLSRAVMGELQVVLSALEATPLRGLVIHSKKEGSFIAGADINEFPAIRTAADASNVSALGQQLLLRLESLPFPTVSVLNGVTLGGGLELTLATTWRLALAVEKPCLGLPEVQLGLHPGFGGTVRIVRLLGVRKGMELMLTGRSITVEEALACGLVDRVVPGSDWRQAAIDLIAREPLRRKVPLVDSLLATTPVRGFVARGLRQKAARKANPRHYPAPFAMIDLWCAHGGRRGMASGFEAEAGSFGRLAVTETSRNLVRVFFLQDRLKKLAGRARAPIERVHVVGAGVMGGDIAAWCALQGLQVTLQDREAKFIEPALTRAEHLFQRRLVSPEARLAARQRLKADVAGDGAQSAGIVIEAIFEDLAAKQDLLRSLEKRVPHDCVLATNTSSIPVEDLAGGLQNPSRLIGLHFFNPVAKLPLVEVVQTPATSTGAAGAGLAFVRQLGKLPLPCRSRPGFLVNRILAPYLAEAMTLAQEGIPIADIDRAATDFGMPMGPIELADSVGLDIALKVAHMLAPLLGRPIDPELQRKVASGALGVKTGQGFYRYQDRRPVRSPTSGRDLAAVRERLVMALLNESAQCLQEKIVDDADLIDAGVIFGTGFAPFRGGPLHYAVGQGIDGIIASLTDLTLRLGPRFKPSAGWQLFRDR, encoded by the coding sequence ATGAGCAAATCCGCGCCGGCGATTCCACCCATCGACCACTGGTCCCTGGAATTCGACGACGCCGGCATCGGCTGGCTGGCGATCGACAAGCGGGATGCCTCGGCCAATGTGCTCTCTCGTGCGGTAATGGGCGAATTGCAGGTGGTGCTGTCGGCGCTCGAGGCAACCCCATTGCGCGGACTGGTCATACACTCGAAGAAGGAAGGATCGTTCATTGCCGGCGCGGATATCAACGAGTTTCCTGCGATCCGCACCGCCGCGGATGCCTCGAATGTCTCCGCACTCGGCCAGCAGCTGTTGCTCCGGCTGGAGAGCCTGCCCTTTCCGACCGTATCGGTCCTGAACGGCGTCACGCTGGGAGGCGGTCTGGAGTTGACTCTCGCCACCACCTGGCGCCTGGCGCTGGCAGTCGAAAAACCATGCCTGGGTCTTCCTGAGGTTCAGCTTGGGCTTCACCCCGGATTCGGCGGCACGGTGCGGATCGTGCGCCTGCTCGGCGTGCGCAAGGGCATGGAACTGATGCTGACGGGCCGCTCCATCACGGTTGAGGAAGCGCTCGCCTGTGGCCTCGTGGACCGCGTGGTGCCGGGTAGCGACTGGCGGCAGGCTGCGATTGATCTCATCGCCCGCGAGCCATTGCGCAGAAAGGTGCCGCTGGTGGACAGCCTGCTGGCCACGACGCCAGTACGCGGTTTTGTGGCGCGCGGACTGCGCCAGAAGGCGGCCCGTAAGGCCAACCCGCGTCATTACCCGGCACCCTTCGCGATGATCGACCTCTGGTGCGCGCACGGCGGTCGGCGCGGCATGGCCTCCGGGTTCGAGGCGGAGGCGGGATCGTTCGGCCGCCTCGCAGTCACCGAGACCTCGCGCAACCTCGTTCGCGTCTTCTTCCTGCAGGATCGCCTGAAGAAGCTGGCAGGGCGGGCGCGGGCCCCGATCGAGCGGGTCCATGTCGTCGGCGCCGGTGTCATGGGTGGCGATATCGCGGCTTGGTGCGCGCTCCAGGGATTGCAGGTCACGCTGCAGGACCGCGAGGCGAAATTTATCGAACCGGCGCTGACGCGTGCAGAGCACCTGTTCCAGCGCAGGCTGGTTTCGCCTGAAGCCCGCCTGGCGGCGCGGCAGCGCCTGAAAGCCGATGTCGCAGGCGATGGAGCGCAATCGGCGGGCATAGTGATCGAAGCCATCTTCGAGGATCTGGCGGCCAAGCAGGACCTGTTGCGTTCGCTGGAGAAGCGGGTGCCGCACGACTGCGTGCTCGCCACCAATACGAGCAGCATACCTGTGGAGGACCTGGCAGGCGGCCTGCAAAACCCCAGTCGGCTGATTGGCCTGCATTTCTTCAACCCGGTGGCAAAGCTCCCCCTTGTGGAGGTGGTGCAAACGCCTGCCACATCGACCGGGGCCGCAGGGGCCGGCCTGGCGTTCGTCCGCCAGCTTGGCAAACTGCCGCTGCCGTGCCGGAGCCGGCCAGGATTCCTCGTGAACCGCATTCTGGCGCCCTACCTTGCCGAGGCGATGACTCTCGCGCAGGAAGGCATCCCGATTGCCGACATCGATCGGGCTGCGACCGATTTTGGTATGCCGATGGGCCCGATCGAACTGGCCGATTCGGTCGGTCTGGACATCGCGCTGAAGGTGGCGCACATGCTCGCGCCGCTGCTCGGGCGCCCGATCGATCCGGAGTTGCAGCGAAAGGTGGCCAGCGGAGCATTGGGAGTCAAAACAGGACAGGGCTTTTATCGCTATCAGGATCGTCGCCCGGTGAGGTCTCCAACGTCCGGCCGGGACCTGGCAGCCGTCCGGGAACGACTCGTCATGGCGCTGTTGAATGAATCAGCCCAATGTCTGCAGGAGAAAATCGTGGATGACGCGGATCTGATCGACGCCGGCGTCATCTTCGGAACGGGCTTCGCGCCGTTTCGCGGCGGGCCGTTGCATTATGCCGTCGGTCAGGGCATCGACGGCATAATCGCCAGCCTGACGGATTTGACTTTACGACTTGGGCCCCGCTTCAAGCCTTCTGCCGGGTGGCAACTATTCAGGGACAGATGA